The genomic stretch TTTGGTGGGTCCTCCCTGTCAGAGGCTTGCAAAGCATCAGGCTGTATTGGTTGTAGCTACGGAGTACCGACCATTCTGTAATGGTGAGTTTTCCTTGGGACGGTGTTGCTGTTCCAAAAATCACAGCTCCGCACCTGCGGTATACAGGGGCAGTATAAGATTTTACTGTCCCGATTTTTTTTTTAGGGTGACCAAAAACCAAAGCTATGTATTGTTTATAGATTTTTCTTTGCTTGAATAATTTCATGAGCTCGGTGGCTGCTTGTTTAGATTTACCCATGAGAAGACAGCCCGAGGTGCCTTTGTCTAGCCGATGCACGGTAAGAAAGCCTGTCGCTTGTGACATTTGTTCAGTAGTAAGATGGGGAGGTTTTTCATAGATAATGCTATAGTCATCCTCCCAAAGGATACTAGGTTGTTGTTTTGTTGAATTGACAAGAGAAAGGGTAATTCGATCCCCAGGTTGTACCTTATGGGATTCAAATCTTTCTATGAGTCCATTCACCTGACATCGATGTTGGCGAATAGAGGTAAGGATATCCTGCTTGCTATGGCTAGGCAGTTGTGATCTAAGAAAAGAAGATAATCTTGAGCTTTGTGTTGCAAGCCAGGAAAAGTTTTTCATAGAGATTGTAAAATAGCCGTTTTATTTTGTGATAGTTGCGTAAAATTTTAAGAGATTTTGTATGACAAAGATAGCTTTTTCTGAAAAGGCAAAGAATTTTCCTATAGAAGCATTAAAAAAATGGTTTGAAAAAAATAAACGGTCTCTTCCCTGGAGAGATAACCCTACTCCCTATAGCGTGTGGGTTTCTGAAATCATGTTACAGCAAACTCGAGCTGAAGTTGTTATAGATTATTTTAACCAGTGGATGGAAAGATTTCCTACCATAGAGTCTTTGGCTGCAGCAAGAGAAGAAGATGTCATCAAGTTATGGGAGGGATTGGGTTATTATTCTCGAGCGCGCCATCTTTTAGAGGGAGCACGGATGGTTGTAGATGAGTTTAATGGGAATATCCCTGATGATGCAATTTCCCTCGGGCAAATCCGTGGTGTAGGTCCTTATACGATTCATGCAATTCTGGCCTTTGCTTTTAAGAAACGAGCTGCTGCTGTTGATGGTAATGTCTTACGTGTCCTTAGTCGGATGTTTTTGATTGAAACATCTATAGATTTAGAATCAACTCGGACTTGGATATCTAGGATTGCTCAAGCACTTCTGCCTCATAAGAGCCCTGAAATTATAGCCGAGGCTCTGATAGAGTTAGGAGCCTGTATTTGTAAGAAAGTTCCTCAATGTCATCGTTGTCCTGTTCGTCAGGCATGTGAAGCTTGGAGGGAGAACAAACAGCTGGTCTTGCCAGTACGTCATGCTAGAAAAAAAGTGATCTCCTTGCATCGTTTGGTAGCGATCGTATTGTATGAGGGGTCCTTGGTTGTAGAGAAGAGACAGCCTAAAGAAATGATGGCAGGCTTATATGAATTTCCCTATAGTGAAATTGAGTTTGAGGAAGGTCTTCAAGATATTGAAGGGTTTACTAAGAAGATGGAGCTATATTTAGGAAGTCCTTTAGAATTATTAGGAAAACTCAAAGAGCAGAGGCACGCATTTACCAACCATAAGGTCCGTTTGTTTCCTCTGATTTTTAGAGCAACTTCTCTTCCACAATTCGGGGAATTACATCTTTTGAGTCAAATCGATCTTTTAGCATTTTCTTCAGGACATAAAAAGATTAAAGATGCCCTGCGAACTTATCTCAGTGATACCATATCGAGAGAACCTATAGGAGTATAGATGAGAGATTCTGCTTTTTCTCAATTGATAGGCGTTGTCCGTTCCATGGTCATTGAAGGACGGTGTCCTTGGTCACGTCAGCAATCGCTAGTATCCATGGTGGAACATATTCTTGCAGAGTGTCAGGAATTTCACGAGGCTGTCTTACAGGGTAAGACAGCAACAGAAATTGGTTCTGAAGCTGGGGATGTCTTAACTTTAACTTTAATTTTATGCTTTTTGTTAGAACGAGAAGGGCTACTTCCTTCCGAAGACGTTGCCAATGAGGCTATAGAAAAATTGCGTCGCAGAGCCCCGTATATCTTCTCTAAAGATCAAGAGCCAGTCTCCATTGAAGAGGCGGATCGCCTTTGGGAGCTTGCTAAGCATCGAGAGAAAAGTGAGTGAATATGGTTCAGGGTTCGATTGGTTTTTGGCGATATGTTGCTTTTGAAAAAAACCGAGTATGTGCTATCAAAGAAGGGTAAGTTGGGGGCCTTTTAAGAAGAGGAACCTGCGAACTGGGTCAGGACTGGAAGGTAGCAGCCCTAAGGAGAGTTTTCTTTTGCTAAAAGAATGTTCTCCAACTTACTCTTTTTACTTTATTCCCAGTAACATCAATGAGGTCAAGTTAAAAAGCCCGTGCAAAGCAATGGGAGAAAGAATATGTCGGTCTTTTTCGTATAGAAATCCTGCGGATAAGGAAAAAACAAAAAGGACGGGAACAAAAATCAAACTTCCTAGAGAATGTTCAATATGAATGAAAGAGAAGATGATAGAAGAGCATATTAAGGCCCGTGTGCGAGTCATTTTGTTTTTCAAGAACGTCTGTAGGATTCCTCTAAAGAAGACCTCTTCTCCAAATGGAGTCAGGACGCCTAGATTTAGAATCATGCTAATATAGTGTCCTGTTATAGGTAGAGAATTCTGAACTTCTTGAGTCACTTCCTGTGTGTATATCTCTTGCGTAGGAATGACAAGAGTTAAAAATTTACTCATCATAATTCCAATCAGCTGTGTTGCAGGAATGATAATAATCCACATTCTGATTGCAGATCCTAAAGCACGCCAGGAACTTTTCAGAGGTCGTTCTCCAGAGAAAAGTATTGCGCGTGTAATATCTAGAGGGAGAAAAAGTAAGTAGAATAGGAATGCAAAGGCAAGGCTGATTCCTGTGATAGTGGAAAGTAATTCTGCAGTTTCCGAGCTAACGCTATGAGCAAAAAGGGAAGAAAGGATGAGAAGAGCAATACCAAATAAGAGTTGGCGTAGTTTTACAGGTGTTTTCCCAGAGGGCGCTGGCCAGATAAAGAAATTTCTGGAAGCGATAGCAGCAAGGCCAAGGGAGAAGAGGAGAATGAACTTGGACATTTACTTAGACTAGGAGTAGTTCGCGCAAACATAGCCCTCAACTCTAGCAACAACTTCACGAAAAAGGCGGTTGTGCATTAAGCCCATAGGCGTTGAATCAAAATGTTTTGAGTTCCAACCATAGCGATGATAATCGTTTACTGCGGTAGTAGTTAGAGGTTGGCTGCATTCGATAATTTCTTGATAGATGAGAGCAATTTTATGGTGACGGATATCGAAAACTCGAACACGTACAGACGCTGTTACAGAGTCAACACCAGCTTCTTTTCCAGTCTTTTGTTCTAAAAGTTCTGTAGCAACGATGAATTCCGCAGGTAGAAATTGCTCGATAACTGCTAAAGGCAGATTACTAGCAACAGGAGCATAGAATTGAGAGACTATCTGAGGAGAGGCGTTGTGCTTGATCAGGAATACCTTTTCCGAAGCATAAAACCTTTTACTAATTTCTTCAGTAAATTCTCCTTGAAGGTTCCAAGGTACAGGTTCAAGACTCTTTCCTGCACGGTGGAATACAGGAAGCATCGCAATCACACCTTTAGTTTTGCTTCCTGAAGTATAGAGCTTAGGATGATAGCTTCCTGAAGAACCTAAGTGACTACAGCTAGATAGGGTTGGGGATAGAAGTCCTAAAGATGCTAATAATACCAACATTTTTCGCATAATCACTGTCCTTAAATTGCTTATTTTGCAAAAGATTCTAGCCCTGAAAAAGCTTTTACTTTCAAGCTAAACACCTTCGCAATTGAGAGATTTTCCATTTAACACTCTCATCAACTTATATCAAAGAAAAAAATAAAAACAAG from Candidatus Chlamydia corallus encodes the following:
- a CDS encoding RluA family pseudouridine synthase translates to MKNFSWLATQSSRLSSFLRSQLPSHSKQDILTSIRQHRCQVNGLIERFESHKVQPGDRITLSLVNSTKQQPSILWEDDYSIIYEKPPHLTTEQMSQATGFLTVHRLDKGTSGCLLMGKSKQAATELMKLFKQRKIYKQYIALVFGHPKKKIGTVKSYTAPVYRRCGAVIFGTATPSQGKLTITEWSVLRSYNQYSLMLCKPLTGRTHQIRLQMGLLGHPIVGDVDYGPKKQPPRIFRPLLHAHSLEFVSPFSNLPLKICASPTEDPRECAQHLLHE
- the mutY gene encoding A/G-specific adenine glycosylase, translating into MTKIAFSEKAKNFPIEALKKWFEKNKRSLPWRDNPTPYSVWVSEIMLQQTRAEVVIDYFNQWMERFPTIESLAAAREEDVIKLWEGLGYYSRARHLLEGARMVVDEFNGNIPDDAISLGQIRGVGPYTIHAILAFAFKKRAAAVDGNVLRVLSRMFLIETSIDLESTRTWISRIAQALLPHKSPEIIAEALIELGACICKKVPQCHRCPVRQACEAWRENKQLVLPVRHARKKVISLHRLVAIVLYEGSLVVEKRQPKEMMAGLYEFPYSEIEFEEGLQDIEGFTKKMELYLGSPLELLGKLKEQRHAFTNHKVRLFPLIFRATSLPQFGELHLLSQIDLLAFSSGHKKIKDALRTYLSDTISREPIGV
- a CDS encoding MazG nucleotide pyrophosphohydrolase domain-containing protein, translated to MRDSAFSQLIGVVRSMVIEGRCPWSRQQSLVSMVEHILAECQEFHEAVLQGKTATEIGSEAGDVLTLTLILCFLLEREGLLPSEDVANEAIEKLRRRAPYIFSKDQEPVSIEEADRLWELAKHREKSE
- a CDS encoding CPBP family intramembrane glutamic endopeptidase codes for the protein MSKFILLFSLGLAAIASRNFFIWPAPSGKTPVKLRQLLFGIALLILSSLFAHSVSSETAELLSTITGISLAFAFLFYLLFLPLDITRAILFSGERPLKSSWRALGSAIRMWIIIIPATQLIGIMMSKFLTLVIPTQEIYTQEVTQEVQNSLPITGHYISMILNLGVLTPFGEEVFFRGILQTFLKNKMTRTRALICSSIIFSFIHIEHSLGSLIFVPVLFVFSLSAGFLYEKDRHILSPIALHGLFNLTSLMLLGIK
- a CDS encoding CT253 family lipoprotein, translated to MRKMLVLLASLGLLSPTLSSCSHLGSSGSYHPKLYTSGSKTKGVIAMLPVFHRAGKSLEPVPWNLQGEFTEEISKRFYASEKVFLIKHNASPQIVSQFYAPVASNLPLAVIEQFLPAEFIVATELLEQKTGKEAGVDSVTASVRVRVFDIRHHKIALIYQEIIECSQPLTTTAVNDYHRYGWNSKHFDSTPMGLMHNRLFREVVARVEGYVCANYS